A genomic region of Acidobacteriota bacterium contains the following coding sequences:
- a CDS encoding cysteine desulfurase, which translates to MNPGRIRRDFPILSRKVHGKPLAYLDNAATSQKPQQVIDAVSRYYSRTNANIQRGVHLLSVRATDAYEATRERVQRFVNATRAEEIVFVRSTTEGINLVAQTAGRSLLNPGDEVIVSQMEHHSNIVPWQMLCQEKGARLRVIPVSGQGEMLLDEYEKLLNPRTRIVAVTHVSNVLGTINPVRKMVEMAHGHGALVLLDGAQAAPHLKVDVQELDCDFYCFSGHKVYGPTGIGILYGKWKHLESMPPYQGGGEMIRSVSFEKTTYNEPPHKFEGGTPNIAGVVALAAALDYLENLGLDRIEAYENELLEYATSRLSQVPGLRLIGTAPSKAAVLSFVLDEIHPHDMGTILDLEGVAIRTGHHCAQPLMDYYGLPATARASLAFYNTREEIDAMCRGLRKVIEVFE; encoded by the coding sequence CTGAATCCGGGACGCATCCGCCGGGATTTCCCGATCCTCTCCCGGAAGGTTCACGGCAAGCCGCTGGCCTACCTGGACAATGCGGCCACCAGCCAGAAACCGCAGCAGGTCATCGATGCGGTGAGCCGCTACTATTCCCGCACCAACGCCAACATTCAGCGGGGGGTCCATCTTTTGAGCGTCCGCGCGACGGACGCCTATGAGGCGACCCGTGAGAGAGTGCAGCGGTTCGTCAACGCCACGCGGGCGGAAGAGATCGTCTTCGTCCGGAGCACGACCGAGGGCATCAATCTGGTGGCTCAGACCGCCGGACGGAGCCTTCTGAACCCGGGTGACGAGGTCATCGTTTCCCAAATGGAGCACCATTCCAATATCGTTCCCTGGCAGATGCTCTGCCAGGAAAAGGGCGCCCGGCTTCGGGTCATTCCCGTCTCCGGCCAGGGTGAGATGCTTCTGGACGAGTACGAGAAGTTGTTGAACCCTCGCACCCGGATCGTCGCGGTGACCCATGTGTCCAACGTTCTCGGGACCATCAACCCGGTGCGGAAAATGGTCGAAATGGCGCATGGGCACGGGGCCCTCGTCCTTCTGGACGGGGCGCAGGCGGCGCCGCACCTGAAGGTGGACGTGCAGGAACTGGATTGCGATTTCTATTGCTTCTCAGGACACAAGGTCTACGGCCCCACCGGCATCGGCATCCTTTACGGCAAATGGAAACATCTGGAATCCATGCCTCCCTATCAGGGAGGAGGGGAGATGATCCGTTCCGTCTCCTTCGAGAAGACGACGTACAACGAACCTCCGCACAAGTTCGAGGGGGGGACGCCCAATATCGCCGGCGTCGTCGCGCTGGCCGCGGCGCTGGATTATCTGGAGAATCTGGGCCTCGATCGCATTGAGGCCTACGAGAACGAGCTTTTGGAGTACGCAACTTCCCGGCTTTCCCAGGTTCCCGGACTGCGCCTGATCGGCACCGCGCCGTCAAAGGCGGCCGTGCTCTCCTTCGTTCTGGACGAAATCCATCCTCACGACATGGGCACCATTCTGGATCTGGAGGGGGTGGCGATTCGGACCGGCCATCACTGTGCCCAGCCTCTGATGGATTACTATGGGCTCCCGGCCACGGCGCGGGCGTCGCTGGCGTTCTACAACACGCGGGAAGAGATCGATGCCATGTGCCGAGGCCTCAGGAAGGTGATCGAGGTGTTTGAGTGA
- the sufD gene encoding Fe-S cluster assembly protein SufD: MKVARKSLDSYLERFNRLDDAASDSPAWLSRLRREAMLRFAETGFPTIADEDWRYTNVARLAATSYETAPAPSPDGHWRTESLAAGGQGGVRCVFLNGRYCAELSHVDERESRVRVGSLASILRECPEEVEAHLARYVEADRHPFVTLNTAFIEDGAVVRVSAGSRIPDPIHLVFLSTGNGGPAFVTHPRNLILVGAGSECSVVEHYLGVGDKSYFSNPVTEVAVGENANLDHYRLQEESPAAHHVSTLEIRQESNSVARTMSADVGGRLTRNDLNVFLGGEGADAKLDGIFVVSGEQLVDNHTRIEHAAPHCGSREIYKGILGDRSRGVFRGRIVVHPGAQKTDSVQTNNNLLLSDRALVNTKPQLEIYADEVKCTHGATIGQLDQEAIFYMRSRGIDEDMVRSILTYGFAEDVIRRVRLPGLRNRLSSLLFDRLPQGVFLRKALT, from the coding sequence ATGAAGGTCGCACGAAAGTCCCTGGACTCCTACCTGGAACGATTCAACCGGCTGGACGATGCGGCGTCGGACAGTCCCGCCTGGTTGTCCCGGCTGCGCCGGGAAGCCATGTTGCGTTTCGCCGAGACGGGTTTTCCCACCATTGCCGATGAGGATTGGCGTTATACCAACGTCGCCCGTTTGGCGGCCACCTCTTATGAGACCGCTCCCGCGCCTTCTCCGGACGGACACTGGCGGACGGAGTCCCTGGCGGCCGGGGGCCAGGGCGGCGTCCGTTGCGTCTTCCTGAATGGACGATACTGCGCCGAGTTGTCCCACGTGGACGAGAGGGAGAGCCGGGTCCGGGTCGGCTCCCTGGCGTCCATTCTTCGGGAATGTCCCGAAGAGGTCGAGGCTCATCTGGCCCGGTATGTGGAGGCTGACCGCCATCCGTTCGTCACTCTCAACACGGCGTTCATTGAAGACGGAGCAGTGGTTCGGGTCTCCGCCGGATCCCGGATCCCGGATCCCATCCATCTCGTTTTTCTTTCCACCGGCAACGGCGGGCCGGCATTCGTGACGCATCCGCGGAATCTGATCCTGGTGGGCGCCGGGAGCGAATGCTCGGTGGTCGAGCACTACCTGGGAGTTGGAGACAAGTCCTATTTCAGCAATCCCGTCACCGAGGTGGCGGTGGGCGAGAACGCCAACCTGGATCACTATCGGCTGCAGGAGGAGAGTCCCGCCGCACACCATGTCTCGACCCTGGAGATCCGGCAGGAATCCAATAGTGTGGCTCGCACCATGTCGGCAGACGTGGGAGGCCGGCTGACACGCAACGACCTGAACGTGTTTCTCGGGGGCGAGGGGGCGGACGCAAAGCTTGACGGAATCTTTGTCGTTTCCGGCGAGCAGTTGGTGGACAACCACACCCGGATCGAGCACGCCGCTCCCCATTGCGGCAGCCGTGAGATTTACAAGGGCATTCTGGGCGATCGATCCCGGGGAGTGTTCCGGGGCCGCATCGTGGTCCATCCGGGAGCCCAAAAGACCGACTCGGTGCAGACCAACAACAATCTGCTGTTGTCCGACCGGGCCTTGGTGAACACGAAGCCCCAACTGGAGATCTACGCCGACGAAGTCAAGTGCACCCATGGCGCCACCATCGGCCAGCTCGACCAGGAAGCCATCTTCTACATGCGGTCGCGAGGCATCGATGAAGACATGGTCCGAAGCATTCTGACCTACGGTTTCGCCGAAGATGTGATCCGCCGCGTCCGGCTGCCCGGCCTCCGGAATCGACTCAGCTCCCTGCTCTTCGACCGGCTGCCGCAAGGTGTTTTTTTGAGGAAGGCGCTGACGTGA